GGCATTTGAGTACCCTCGGCGTCACTGGCTCCGGGTCACCAGATTGTTCAGCTCGGTTCCGGGTGTAGCGATCTGCCGCGACAACCGTTTGAGCTCCGCAGTGAGAGCCGCGCGGCATTGCTGGATACTGCGGCATGTGCGCGTTGCTTCAACCAGTCTCTCAAAAATCTTCTCGTGGTACTCCTGCGGGTGAGGCCCCTTGTGGCCCTTCACGTGAACGATGTTGGCCGGGTCATTCAGCGACATGCCCGCCCTATCAAAGATTCTCTGAAACTGCGGTGACCACGGGCCACCATTGCTGGTGGAGTCCCACCACTTGTCCGTGGCGATGTGATGATCGTGCCCCTTCGCGTCCACCGGGCCGACAGCCGCGCCTCCAACGCCCCGCGCCGTCGCGGAGACCGCGCCAGGGGCGAGCGCCATGGTGATTGCTTCTCCCGTCCCCGTCACCGCCTGCACTTCGCCCACGGCGGACAGCACGAGGCCCGCGCGGGGACCCGCCTGCATGGAGGCTTGCGCCGAGCCGGGCAGCGTCGGCACCTTGCCCGCGAAACCCGCCGCCGTGTTCCCAATGGCCACCGTGGCGAGCATGGCGAATGCGCGCGCCGCGTTGCGCCCCATCACATTGCCGTACCGCTCTCCCGCGTCGCGGAGTTCGTCAAATGTGCGGGCGCGGTCCGCCTCGTCCACCAGCCTCCGAAAGCCGGTAATCAGGCCCCAGAACGTGTCCACTCCCAGGTAGACGACCAACGTGGCCGTCATGACAGCGGCCAGGCCCTTGCTCGCCGGCTCGGGTACCGTCCATAAGATGAGATAGAGCGTGCCCGTCCACAACGCCGCCGCCAGCATGGCGTGCGGGTCGGCCATGTCCTTGAACGCTTCCAGCATCTCTTCGTTCACCGCGCCCTGGGCGAACGCCATGGCCAGCGCGTAACGGCCGTCCCCGTTCACCATGGGGCCCTCCGTCAGCAAGCGCAGGCAGTCTCCCTTCCTCCCGGTGCGCTCACACCAGCGCAGGTAGGCGCGCGTCAGTTCCAGGTCCGTTTCCGAGGGCTCCCCTTCCAGGTGCTCGCCCGGCCCGAGTGGCGTGACCTGGCGAGTGCGCGCATCGAAGAGATACGTCCCTCCACGCGCGTCCATCTCGAAGAGCCGCCGGGCGGCCTCCCGCGGGTGAGCCGGAGGCCGCCGGGTCCGCACGTGCTCGGACAGGGCAACCTTGAATTCGTCCTCTTCCACTTCAACGGGCCCGGCGTCGTCAGGGCGCGGAGAGAAGGTGATGACCTCGCTCCCACCCGTCTCCAGGCGCACCACCCGCGCCGTGGCGCAGCCAATCATCAGGGGCAGGAGCAACAGCGCAACGGCGCAATGCAGTCTCATGGGACGCCTTCCAAGCAGAGGCGCCGCGTGCTTCGAGCGCGGGCGAGCAGACCCAGGCTACGCGAAGGAGGGATGAGCAGCGAAGTCTCGTATTGACTTCCAATCTGGCGTTCTCCGACTGGCCTGGCATCTTCTCCAGTGGGGTGTGCGCCACCGCACTCATTGACCGCGTCATCCACCACGCCGACATCATCAACATCGAAGGGCAGAGCTACCGACGCAGGGCCGCCGACGAGAGTGCGGCCGCGCGCAAGGCGAAGGCGAAGCGCTGAGCCGGACGCCGGGGCGGAGGACTCGCGGACCCCGTCTGCCGTCTCGGTCCAGATTTCCGCGCTTCCCCGTGAACGCCAACACGTGCTGGCGGTCGTCGTGCGCCGAGTCGCTGTCTGCGCTTCGCGGGCCGCATGCCTGACGGACGCTGAGAAGCCCTTCCCAGTCATTCCCACTCGCGCGTTCGGAGTCGGACCGTCCTGGCGCCGTAGCGTGGCGTGGCGCGGCTGGCTATCGCCTGACGGGCCGGGTCGCCCGTGACTCTTTCAGTGCAACGCCCCCTCGGTCCGCCGTCCTGTCGGACCAAACGGGGAACCTCTGTCCTTAGCGCCCCTGCTGGGGCCTTCCACGGAGGCGCCGATGTTCATGCGTTGGAGCTGGGTCGTCGTCTTACTGTTGCTGTTACCCGGGGCGGGAGGGGCGCAGGAGACCGTTGCCCCGGAGGACTTTGACGCCACCGTGCGCAGGCTGGAGGAGGCCATTTCGGCCGAGTCTTCCGGCGAGGAAGAGGCGCAACCCGAGGAGGAGACTTCGCCGCCCGCCACGTCCGACTCGACACCCCCGTGGACGAACCTGCTGCGCATGGACGCGGCGACGTTGACGTTGTTGCCTCGAAGAGGCGAGGGCGCCGATGAAGGCTTCGTGCAGGTGGAGCCCATGGTGGCCTTGGGGAAGGGGGAGTCGTTGCGCCTCATTCTCGGGGCGCCAGTGCGGTTGCGGCTGTGGGGCGGAGGGGAAGGGGCGGGCCTCGTGAGGAAGGAGGACTGGGACACGCTGTCCGACTGGGGGCAGGTGGTGCGCCTTTTCATGGCTGGAGGGGACACGCCCAACTCGGTGTGGTTGGGGATGATGGAGGGCTACTCCCTCTTGTCCGGGCACCTGGTGCGGCGCTACGGCAACCGCGTCAACCCCGACTACCACCCAGCCGGCGTCATCGCGACGGGGACGGTGGGGCCGGTGTACGCGGAGGCCTTCGTCTCGGACGTGCTGAGCGCTCGCCTGACGGGGGCGGAAGTGGCCCTGGATGTACAGCACGTCCTCTTCGGCCACCCCCCTGTCCCGGGACGCTACACGCTGGCGCTGTCGGCGGTGCATGACTGGGGGAGGGTAGGAGGCACCTCGAGGCCCATGACGCTGGCGCACCTGGACGCCACCGCCCTGGTGCTGCGGCGCGGGCGCAAGGGCAAGAGGGTGGAGGCGCACCTGCTGGGCGGGTGGGGCGGACGCCCGGGCGAGCGCGGGGCATGGGGCGCGGTGGCGGGCGTGGGCGTGGATGCGCTGACGCCGACGGTGGACTTGCGGGCCCGCCTGGAAGGGCGCCTGCAGCGCGGAGGCTTCCGTCAGGGCACCTTCGGCCCGGACCACGAGTTGGCGCGCTTCCAGGTGGCGGGCCCGGCCTCCGTGCCGCTGGCGGAGGCGTCCTTCCCGGAGGGAACTTCCGCCTACGGGGAGGTGATTCTCAGCTGGGACGCGGTGCGCCTGAGTGGCATGCGCCAGCGACACCTCTTCCTCTCCCTGGGAGTGGAGGCCTTCTCCTGGGGCCGGGTGGACGTGGACGGGCGGGTGGAGGCGCAACTCTTCCATCGGGACTTCAGCCTGGGCGTCGGTGGGCTGGCGACGGCCATGGGCCAGCCGGGAGCGCGCTACCTCGTCTCGGGGGAGGCCCGGTGGCGCTTCCTGGGAGGCAACCTCTACGTGCTGGGGCAGGGCGGCACGCTGTTGTTTCCCACGCCGGAGGGGACGCTGCGGCCGGGGGCTTTCGCGGCCGTGGGGCTGGGGGTGGACAATGCGCGCTGAGCGACTGCCGCGCGGCGGAGATGGCCTGGTGCTGGCCCTGGCGCTCCTCACGGCGGGGTGTGCCTCGCTGCCCTCGCGGACGGGCCCTGGAGGCACCCTGGCTGCGGTCTCGGGCCCGACGCCCATGGCGGCCTTGGGGCGGAGTACCGTCGCGAGTCTCCCCGGTAACGAAGCGCTCGAGGCCTTCGACGACGAGGCGTCCACGACCGAACCGCTCCTGCACCGCCGCCGGGCCACGCCGTCCCCCCCGAGCCCCGGCGGAGATGAGACGACGCCCCTGCGAGTGGCAGGCGCCCTGGCAGGAGCGTGCGGGGAAGTCCCCTCGGCCTGGCCGCACCTGGACTCGGAGGACGAGGTGCTGGCGCCCTTCCTGTCGTGCACCACGCCAGCGGCCTTCCTGGCCTTGCAGCACCAGGCGGACATGCCCCGGCTGGTGGAGGCCCTCTCGGATTGGAACGCCGTCCGACTGGGCGCCCTGGGCCCCCTGGAGGCCGAGGCCGCCCGCGTCCTCCTCGAGAAGCGCGCGGCCTTCCTCGCCACCGCCGTCGAGAAGCACGGCGTGGCCAAGGCGGAAGTCCTCGCCCTCTTCATCCTGCACACCACCCACGACGACGAGGCGCGGCAGTTGCTGCGCCTGTTGGCCAAGGACAAGCTGCTCAAGCGCGAGCTGGGGGCCATGGAGGTGGTGCGTGAGGAGCTGAAGCAGCGGGGCATGGCCCTCACCGACTTCCCGGAGAGGGACTTCCGCGCCGGCGACATCGCGCGCGGGCTGGGACGGGCCGCGGATGACGTCGCGGCCTCCATTCCCCTCGTCGGCGGAAGCCGGAGCGTGGACGCGTCCGCGCTGCCCCCGCGGCTCCCACCGCCCTACCGGGCCGCGTACGAGGAGGTGGAGAAGGCGCAGTACCTGGGGGCCTTCGCGCCGGGCAACGTGGCCCTGGCGTCCTTCGACCACCTCACCTTCGGTGTGCCGCTGGGCTTCTACCACCTGGCGGCGGGGACGGCGCAGGGCGGGGCTTCCCTCGCCAAGGGGGAGTACGAGGAGGCCACGCGGCAGTTGGCGCCCGCGGCCCTCATGGTGGGCCTGTACGCGGGAGGCAAGGGGGCGCGCGCATTCCGCGAAGCGGGCCTCTCCCGGCAGGAGGGAGCTCGGCTCCAGGCGGTGGTGCCTCGCGTGGAGGCGCTGAAAGCGGTGCTGGAGAGGTTGGAGGCGCGAGTAGGAGAGAGCGCGGTGGGGGAGTTGGCCCGCTACCTCCAGCAGAGCCGGGATGCAGCCATTCTGGTGGGGGAGTGGGGCGAGGCGGGCGCTCTAGCGCTGCACGAGGCGCGAGGCAACGTTGCACGAGCACAGGCCACGTTGGCGGTGCGGTACCGCGAGTCCCCGAGTGCAGTGTCCACCGGCGGGGGCGCAGGGAGAAG
The window above is part of the Pyxidicoccus trucidator genome. Proteins encoded here:
- a CDS encoding AHH domain-containing protein yields the protein MRLETGGSEVITFSPRPDDAGPVEVEEDEFKVALSEHVRTRRPPAHPREAARRLFEMDARGGTYLFDARTRQVTPLGPGEHLEGEPSETDLELTRAYLRWCERTGRKGDCLRLLTEGPMVNGDGRYALAMAFAQGAVNEEMLEAFKDMADPHAMLAAALWTGTLYLILWTVPEPASKGLAAVMTATLVVYLGVDTFWGLITGFRRLVDEADRARTFDELRDAGERYGNVMGRNAARAFAMLATVAIGNTAAGFAGKVPTLPGSAQASMQAGPRAGLVLSAVGEVQAVTGTGEAITMALAPGAVSATARGVGGAAVGPVDAKGHDHHIATDKWWDSTSNGGPWSPQFQRIFDRAGMSLNDPANIVHVKGHKGPHPQEYHEKIFERLVEATRTCRSIQQCRAALTAELKRLSRQIATPGTELNNLVTRSQ